A window of the Bacillota bacterium genome harbors these coding sequences:
- a CDS encoding lysine 5,6-aminomutase subunit alpha, which translates to MGEVLLELDEDLILRARKAARRITADIQKFIAVHTTTTTERTVARLFGIDGVDEDDVPLPNVVVENIQKDGGLGRGAAFWLGNAVHYFGYDVQQVSEAVARGSIDLCKVPVKAEDEARKVAEDLAREAAARIAARRAEREACVDRLGMGREPYLYVIVASGNIYEDVVQATAAVRQGADIIAVIRHTAQSLLDYVPYHATSGGFGGTYATQENFRIMRKALDEVAEEVHRYPRLVNYASGLCMPEIAAMGALERLDMMLNDSMYGILFRDINMKRTFIDQSFSRMINAFAGIVINTGEDNYLTTDDPVEAAHTVLASQFINEQFALRAGLPPKQIGLGHVFAIFPEVEDGLLYSLAQAQMTRQIFPDCLLKYMPPTKHITGNIFKSYAEHVMFNLVSVATGQGIQLLGMLTEAIHTPFLHDRFLAIDNAKYVFNFARHLGEEINYKKDGRVQRYTADILWRATTMLEEIQQIGLMTALERGLFARVKRPQTGGKGADGVVPKSPDYFNPFPRLMLPAELQDQFQGGEAE; encoded by the coding sequence ATGGGAGAGGTACTCCTTGAACTGGATGAAGACCTCATCCTGAGGGCCCGGAAGGCGGCCCGGCGGATCACCGCGGACATCCAAAAATTCATTGCCGTCCACACGACGACGACCACCGAACGGACCGTCGCCCGGCTGTTCGGGATCGACGGGGTGGACGAGGACGATGTCCCCCTCCCCAATGTCGTCGTGGAGAACATCCAGAAAGACGGCGGCCTTGGGCGCGGTGCCGCCTTCTGGCTTGGAAACGCGGTCCACTACTTCGGCTATGACGTCCAACAAGTGTCCGAAGCCGTGGCCCGTGGGTCCATCGATCTGTGCAAGGTGCCGGTCAAGGCCGAGGACGAGGCCCGTAAGGTGGCTGAGGACTTGGCCAGAGAGGCCGCAGCCCGGATCGCCGCCCGGCGGGCCGAGCGCGAGGCCTGCGTCGACCGGCTGGGCATGGGCCGCGAGCCCTACCTCTACGTCATCGTCGCCTCCGGGAACATCTACGAGGATGTCGTTCAGGCCACGGCGGCCGTCCGCCAGGGGGCGGACATCATCGCCGTCATCCGGCACACCGCCCAGAGCCTCCTCGACTATGTCCCCTACCATGCGACCAGCGGCGGTTTCGGCGGCACCTACGCCACCCAAGAGAACTTCCGGATCATGCGGAAGGCCCTCGACGAGGTGGCCGAGGAGGTCCACCGTTACCCGCGGCTGGTCAACTATGCCTCCGGCCTGTGCATGCCGGAGATCGCCGCCATGGGGGCCCTCGAGCGGCTGGACATGATGCTCAACGACTCGATGTACGGGATCCTCTTCCGCGACATCAACATGAAGCGGACCTTCATCGATCAGTCCTTCTCCCGGATGATCAACGCCTTTGCCGGCATCGTCATCAACACCGGCGAGGACAACTATCTGACCACCGACGACCCGGTCGAGGCCGCCCACACCGTCCTGGCCTCTCAGTTCATCAACGAGCAGTTCGCCCTGAGGGCTGGGCTGCCGCCGAAGCAGATCGGGCTCGGCCACGTCTTCGCCATCTTCCCGGAGGTCGAGGACGGTCTCCTCTATTCGCTGGCCCAGGCCCAGATGACCCGGCAGATCTTCCCCGACTGCCTCCTCAAGTACATGCCGCCGACCAAGCACATCACCGGCAACATCTTCAAGAGCTACGCCGAGCACGTGATGTTTAATCTGGTCTCGGTGGCCACCGGCCAGGGCATCCAGCTCCTCGGGATGCTCACCGAGGCCATCCACACCCCCTTCCTCCACGACCGATTCCTGGCCATCGACAACGCCAAGTACGTCTTCAACTTTGCCCGGCACCTGGGCGAGGAGATCAATTACAAGAAGGACGGCCGGGTCCAACGGTACACGGCCGACATCCTCTGGCGGGCCACGACCATGCTCGAAGAGATCCAGCAGATCGGCCTGATGACGGCCTTGGAGCGCGGCCTGTTCGCTCGGGTCAAGCGGCCGCAGACCGGCGGGAAAGGGGCCGACGGAGTGGTCCCTAAGAGCCCCGACTACTTCAACCCCTTCCCCAGGTTGATGCTGCCGGCCGAACTCCAGGACCAGTTCCAAGGGGGTGAGGCCGAATGA
- the ablA gene encoding lysine 2,3-aminomutase, translating into MAEEPRKDRTLPTARPTQVYHRRDYHDIPLWSRVSKDDWNDWHWQIRNRLTTVDQLKKVVRLTPEEEEGAHSCLASLRMAITPYYASLIDPNDPDDPIRRQAVPTSLELKHTAWESPDPLSEDADAPVPGLTHRYPDRVLFLITDQCSMYCRHCTRRRFAGVNDRPRTKREIDAGLAYIRRTPVVRDVLLSGGDALVYEEDKLEYILKELRSVPHVEIIRIGSRTPVVLPMRITEPLAQMLRKYHPVWLNTHFNTPREVTPESRAACERLVDAGVPVGNQSVLLRGVNDCPEVMKRLVHELVRMRVRPYYVYQCDLSWGLEHFRTPVAKGIEIIEALRGHTSGLAVPTYVVDAPGGGGKIPVGPQYLISQGEGAVVLRNYEGVISVYPEPEPRVDHAEICPLCHTKHERTTGVAALMTGQMKTLSIEPKGLERFKRRPKKQSPKGRTERK; encoded by the coding sequence ATGGCCGAGGAACCCAGGAAAGACAGGACCCTGCCGACGGCCCGGCCGACGCAGGTTTACCATAGGCGGGACTACCACGACATCCCCCTGTGGAGCCGAGTCTCGAAAGACGACTGGAACGACTGGCACTGGCAGATCAGGAATCGCCTCACCACGGTCGACCAGTTGAAGAAGGTCGTCAGGCTGACCCCGGAGGAGGAAGAGGGGGCCCACAGCTGCCTCGCCAGCCTGCGGATGGCGATCACCCCCTACTACGCCTCCCTGATCGACCCGAACGACCCGGACGACCCGATCCGCCGCCAGGCCGTCCCAACCTCTCTCGAGCTGAAGCACACCGCCTGGGAGAGCCCGGACCCGCTGAGCGAGGACGCCGACGCCCCGGTGCCCGGCCTCACCCACCGTTACCCCGATCGGGTCCTCTTCCTCATCACCGACCAGTGCTCGATGTACTGCCGCCACTGCACCCGGCGGCGCTTCGCCGGGGTCAACGACCGACCCCGGACCAAGCGGGAGATCGATGCGGGCCTGGCCTACATCCGCCGGACCCCGGTCGTCCGCGACGTCCTCCTTTCCGGCGGGGATGCCCTGGTCTATGAGGAAGACAAGCTCGAATACATTCTGAAGGAACTGCGCTCCGTCCCACACGTGGAGATTATCCGGATCGGTTCACGGACCCCCGTGGTCCTGCCGATGCGGATCACCGAGCCCCTCGCCCAGATGCTCCGCAAGTACCACCCAGTCTGGTTGAACACCCACTTCAACACCCCCCGGGAGGTCACCCCGGAATCCCGCGCCGCCTGCGAGCGGTTGGTCGACGCCGGCGTCCCCGTCGGCAACCAGAGCGTCCTACTGCGTGGGGTGAACGACTGCCCGGAGGTCATGAAGCGGCTCGTCCACGAACTGGTCAGGATGCGGGTCCGCCCGTACTACGTCTACCAGTGCGACCTCTCCTGGGGACTCGAGCACTTCCGCACCCCGGTGGCCAAGGGCATCGAGATCATCGAGGCCCTCCGCGGCCACACCAGCGGCCTGGCCGTCCCGACCTACGTCGTCGACGCGCCGGGCGGCGGCGGCAAGATCCCCGTCGGCCCGCAGTACCTCATCTCCCAAGGTGAGGGAGCCGTAGTCCTCCGCAACTACGAAGGGGTCATCTCGGTCTACCCCGAGCCCGAACCCCGGGTCGACCACGCCGAGATCTGCCCGCTCTGCCACACCAAGCACGAAAGGACCACCGGCGTGGCCGCCCTGATGACCGGCCAGATGAAGACCCTCAGCATTGAGCCCAAGGGTCTCGAACGGTTCAAGCGAAGGCCCAAGAAGCAGAGCCCCAAAGGCAGGACTGAGCGAAAATGA
- a CDS encoding L-erythro-3,5-diaminohexanoate dehydrogenase yields the protein MPTTLDPFGCYRVIDPPGSLPQAAKKIDGTPKPRANEVLIDVQTLNIDAASFTQIKKACGGDEKKMGQMIVEIVADRGKMQNPVTGSGGMLLGTVAEVGPALAAKFADGTKAPALAPGDRLATLVSLSLTPLTIKRIKRINLDTDQVDIEGRAILFESGIYAKLPKDLPDRLSLAVLDVAGAPAQTAKLVRPGDVVFVIGAGGKSGLLCLYEAKKRAGVTGKVIGLGHSQASYDRMVESGFVDVPLIGDATKPVEILQKVAEATGGRLADLTINCVNIPGTEMSSILPTRDNGLVYFFSMATSFTAAALGAEGVGKDVNMIIGNGYTAGHAEIALELMRESPKLRAMFEKMFVN from the coding sequence ATGCCCACTACCCTTGACCCCTTTGGCTGCTACCGAGTGATCGACCCCCCCGGCTCCCTTCCCCAGGCGGCCAAGAAGATCGACGGCACGCCAAAGCCCCGGGCCAACGAGGTCCTCATCGACGTCCAGACCCTCAACATCGACGCCGCCAGCTTCACCCAGATCAAGAAGGCCTGCGGCGGAGACGAGAAGAAGATGGGCCAGATGATCGTGGAGATCGTCGCCGACCGCGGCAAGATGCAGAACCCGGTCACCGGGTCCGGCGGGATGCTGTTGGGAACGGTGGCCGAGGTCGGGCCGGCCCTGGCGGCCAAGTTCGCCGACGGCACCAAGGCCCCGGCCCTGGCCCCCGGCGACCGTCTGGCCACCCTGGTCTCTCTGTCCCTGACCCCGCTGACGATCAAGCGGATCAAGCGGATCAATCTTGACACCGATCAGGTCGATATTGAGGGTAGGGCCATCCTCTTCGAGAGCGGCATCTACGCCAAGCTCCCCAAGGACCTCCCGGACCGGCTGTCCCTGGCCGTTCTCGACGTGGCCGGGGCCCCGGCCCAAACGGCCAAGCTGGTCCGTCCGGGCGACGTCGTCTTCGTCATCGGCGCGGGGGGCAAGTCCGGCCTACTCTGTCTATATGAGGCCAAGAAGCGGGCCGGCGTCACCGGCAAGGTCATCGGCCTTGGGCATAGCCAGGCAAGCTACGATCGGATGGTCGAGTCCGGCTTCGTCGACGTCCCCCTTATCGGGGACGCCACCAAGCCCGTGGAAATCCTCCAGAAAGTCGCCGAGGCCACCGGCGGGCGTCTGGCCGACCTGACCATCAACTGCGTCAATATCCCCGGCACGGAGATGTCGTCCATCCTGCCCACCCGCGACAACGGGCTGGTCTACTTCTTCTCCATGGCCACCAGCTTCACCGCCGCGGCCCTAGGGGCCGAAGGGGTCGGCAAGGACGTCAACATGATCATCGGCAACGGCTACACCGCCGGCCACGCCGAGATCGCCCTCGAGCTGATGCGGGAGTCGCCCAAGCTGCGGGCGATGTTCGAGAAGATGTTCGTCAACTAG
- the argS gene encoding arginine--tRNA ligase, giving the protein MSNPAGAPLTERIKSDIVARLEAAAKRVVAEKLAGAAEIPPVYLEVPKDRQHGDYATNAAMLLARAAKQNPRQLATFLLEAIDLKDSLIDRAEIAGPGFINFHLRPDWIFEALREIVRLDRDYGRSQAGAGHKVQVEFVSANPTGPLVVVNARAAAFGDALAACLDRSGHEVQREYYVDNMGTQVDTLGKSFELRLRELLGETIEFPEGCYPGAYVIDIAREFLGRRGEAEAHRLLANPDELARQRELAAYAVERIVVTHKDQLDRYGVGYDVWFSQKSLVETGATDKAIETLRRRGHTYEQDGAVWFRSTTFGDDKDRVLVRSNGEPTYFALDIAYHQNKFERGFDKVINLWGPDHMSHVARMMAMIEALGYPAGSLEILIVQWVRLLSGGQLVKMSKRAGEFVTMEELLDEVGTDAARFFFLMRAASSHLDFDLDLAKLKTADNPVFYVQYAHARISSLLRQAAQEGLAPRADASVDLTRLQDPSESELLRKLAFLPEEIAGAALAREPHRLTRYVLDLAALFHKFYDSCRVLGAEPEVRDARLVLVDATRIVLRNALGLVGVSAPERM; this is encoded by the coding sequence ATGTCCAACCCGGCCGGAGCACCCCTCACTGAAAGGATCAAGAGCGACATCGTCGCCCGCCTGGAGGCGGCCGCCAAGCGAGTCGTGGCCGAAAAACTGGCGGGAGCCGCCGAAATCCCGCCGGTCTACCTCGAAGTGCCGAAGGACCGTCAGCACGGCGACTACGCCACCAACGCCGCCATGCTCTTGGCCAGGGCGGCCAAGCAGAACCCGCGCCAGTTGGCAACCTTCTTGCTTGAAGCAATTGATCTCAAGGACAGTCTGATCGACCGGGCCGAGATCGCCGGCCCCGGCTTCATCAATTTCCACCTTCGGCCCGATTGGATCTTCGAGGCCCTGCGCGAGATCGTCCGGCTGGACCGGGACTACGGGCGCAGCCAGGCCGGGGCCGGCCACAAGGTGCAGGTCGAATTCGTCAGCGCCAACCCCACCGGGCCGCTGGTGGTGGTCAACGCCCGGGCCGCCGCCTTCGGCGACGCCCTGGCCGCCTGCCTCGACCGGTCCGGCCACGAGGTCCAGCGTGAGTACTACGTCGACAACATGGGCACCCAGGTCGACACCCTGGGCAAGTCCTTTGAGCTCAGGCTGAGGGAACTCCTCGGAGAGACCATAGAGTTCCCGGAGGGCTGCTATCCCGGCGCGTACGTGATCGACATCGCCAGGGAGTTCCTCGGCCGGCGGGGCGAGGCCGAGGCTCACCGCCTCCTCGCCAACCCTGATGAACTGGCTCGCCAGCGGGAACTGGCCGCCTACGCCGTCGAGCGGATCGTCGTCACCCACAAGGACCAGCTCGACCGATACGGCGTGGGCTACGACGTCTGGTTCTCCCAGAAGAGTCTGGTCGAGACGGGGGCCACCGACAAGGCCATTGAGACCCTCCGGCGGCGGGGCCACACCTACGAGCAGGATGGGGCGGTCTGGTTCCGCTCGACCACCTTCGGCGACGACAAGGATCGGGTCCTGGTCCGTTCCAATGGCGAGCCGACCTACTTCGCCCTCGACATCGCCTACCACCAGAACAAGTTCGAGCGGGGCTTCGACAAGGTCATCAACCTCTGGGGCCCCGACCACATGAGCCACGTCGCCCGGATGATGGCCATGATCGAAGCCCTCGGCTACCCGGCCGGCTCCCTGGAGATCCTGATCGTCCAATGGGTGCGGCTCCTCTCCGGCGGGCAACTGGTCAAGATGTCCAAGCGGGCCGGCGAATTCGTGACCATGGAGGAGCTCCTCGACGAGGTCGGCACGGACGCCGCGCGCTTCTTCTTCCTGATGCGGGCGGCCTCCAGCCACCTGGACTTCGACCTTGACCTGGCCAAGCTGAAGACGGCCGATAACCCGGTCTTCTACGTCCAATACGCCCATGCCCGCATCTCCAGCCTGCTCCGGCAGGCCGCTCAGGAGGGGCTCGCCCCGCGGGCCGACGCCTCGGTCGACCTGACCAGGCTGCAGGATCCGAGTGAGTCCGAACTCCTGCGGAAACTGGCCTTCCTGCCCGAGGAAATCGCCGGGGCGGCCCTGGCCCGCGAGCCGCACCGGCTCACCCGCTACGTGCTGGACCTGGCCGCCCTGTTCCACAAGTTCTATGATTCCTGCCGGGTCCTGGGGGCCGAGCCGGAGGTCCGCGATGCCCGCCTGGTCCTGGTCGACGCCACCCGGATCGTCCTCCGGAACGCCCTGGGACTCGTGGGGGTAAGCGCGCCCGAACGGATGTAG